One window of the Dreissena polymorpha isolate Duluth1 chromosome 5, UMN_Dpol_1.0, whole genome shotgun sequence genome contains the following:
- the LOC127880707 gene encoding uncharacterized protein LOC127880707, whose translation MGGNADFGPLFGATADMYTCTFNGTINPAEGIYTRNGKMNIGTYFNNKGVTSDQINKGSMAVTELEVYRVTDGEREIIPWRKAPEWKEKFNPALPISSETHGFVHQPSFPNKIHCVAFVVDASSIEEMPPKHLEKMISTQEILNFIDVDHF comes from the exons ATGGGTGGTAATGCTGATTTTGGACCGTTATTTGGTGCGACCGcagatatgtatacatgtacatttaatggaACCATTAATCCTGCCGAAGGAATTTATACACGAAATGGAAAAATGAATATTGGAACCTATTTCAATAACAAAGGTGTCACTTCTGATCAGATCAACAAAGGATCAATGGCGGTTACAGAGCTTGAGGTCTACCGAGTGACAG ATGGAGAAAGGGAAATCATTCCTTGGCGGAAAGCACCGGAATGGAAAGAAAAG TTCAACCCAGCTCTGCCCATTTCATCGGAGACCCATGGGTTTGTACATCAACCTTCTTTCCCGAACAAGATTCACTGTGTGGCTTTTGTTGTGGATGCGTCCAGCATTGAGGAAATGCCACCTAAACACTTGGAGAAAATGATTAGCACTCAGGAAATCCTGAATTTTATTGATGTCGATCATTTTTAA